Part of the Vigna unguiculata cultivar IT97K-499-35 chromosome 3, ASM411807v1, whole genome shotgun sequence genome, ATTAGAAACTTAGTTGGTAGTTTATCATCAAACTAAAagcatatatatttttgttcataaTACAATCTCAcctacaattttatttatttattaataatataaaactttctaactaatttacaaaattgtagATGAGAACATTATGAAATCAATTTACAAAAGCCTGTTAAAGACATGGTGTGATATCTGGACGAGTGGCGCAGGTGTTAGGAATTTGtgaaaaagaatataatttttgttttgatggaTGGAACACCTATCATACTATATACACCCCTTGGAGCAACTATatgtcaattatttttaatatatgcatTTGTACGTACAATAGGTAACATTCACTCCCCAGACtcacatacatcaaactccTCTAATTCAGGTCCCTCTCACACGATCCCGAATTATTCGATGCTTTCTTCTTGGTTTTCATGAGTGTTAGACAACCTATGAACTAAATTCCCATCAACATTTTTTGTCACATTGATGGCATATTGCCCCTAATTATTTCggtttttagttatttatcttTTCAGTCATTGATATCATTTGTTTCATAACTAATCAAGTCCATTCATGTTATGGTTGGGATTGTATGTCCTTTCACTCCTTCTGCACTGATTCTATCCACAATTCATATGTTTTTTCTGTGTTATTACCGACCAAGAAAATAGATCATTCCAATAATACCCTGAGGAATATTAGAACACCCTAACTCACTAAAATCTTCTCTTTTGCTTTAGACTGTTTGTTCGTTCGAGATCTTATGATAATCTTTTTTGAGTTTCTCATTTTTGTTTATATGCCACACAATTTGTGGTGAATTTGTTTAAGCtattttacaataatttgaTTGTTTGTATTGGTGTTGTTTCGATCTATTCTATAATCTTATATCACTTAGAAGCAGTAACCGATCTTGGTTGAGAATTTTGGGAGAGTCAAAACAATTCgcttaaaatttttgaatttatcaatagttgaatcataattaaaattttcagttATTCCTTTTCAATGCAAATAACAATATTGTTggcaagaaattcatctttcattttatttcgtaatcttgttttgataattttcattgCAGAGAATGATATGTCTATTTAGATGTAAAAACAAGAAGAGTTAAGATAAGATGAATTAAACTATCAATTAAGTAATGTTATTGACTTATTTGTTCTTGGCAAGGATTGACATTATTCAAAAAtagttgataatttttttaaaatttgaatggttatgaacattaacaataaaatgttggggttaaaattttaaattaatctcttcatcaatatactatggaaaaaacacatagtatatattttttttctatactcataaaaaatgaatataccaaatgttcatgcaataaaaaaataatactaactattaaattaatatttaagtgtatcaagtgagacaagagagaattaattttttttccaagaatagaagagaaaaaattagaaatgatagaaaaaaataatgagtttgtgtctattttccctattttctttagaaacaaaaagaaaacatgtgagaCAATGAGataaatacaatttataaaaaaaaaattaaaagataatgaaaaaaaaataaaaaatatcttactaaatattttattatttattgtatttgattttatgttttattgtttattaaaattaaatgttatgctttataaaaaaaataaaaaatatttaatttaacttttatcaaTTCTCAATATACACAGtttataatttagtaattttcaaaaataattgaaattttgaatatatatatatatatatatatatatatatatatatataatttaattttttttaaaacaattggGGGCCCCTCTCTTGTATGATCCGCCGGTGCTTAGAAgtcaaaattaagaataatataaatacacttcttctttttttcattcttttaagaTGTCTTCTAAAAAATTGGGATGAAACTAtgagtttaaaataaaatatatcttaacAAAGTATTTTGATAAACTTAAAGTCATAAAAGATATTGACACTTTTTCATATTCTAACTCTCTTAAGCATTTATTAAGATCAAAACCGTGATAGAATTCTAGATTTTACAGAATATCTCGTTTCCAGTTAATGTTTTGTGAACAAACTTGGATTCGGATACTTGATCTTGGAACATATATGATAATCTTTACCTGAGGATAATGATGGATACGTTTGAAGTAACTTCATTCTTAGATTTTTACGTAAACTTCAAGTTCTAAAAAAATCCTCAATAGAACTTCTGTATCTCAACACAAATGCTACGCCAATATTGCAGAAGATGAGTGTTCTTGTTTGCGACATTTTAAAAGTGAACAGCGAAAAGTCAATATTCCtaagaatataataaaacttctttttatgctttgctttttcttcattttggaCGGAGGAGCAAGGAGATGGACCTGCTCAGAGTCAAATGGGACAACGTTAACACACCTATTCTAAGTTTCACTTCCAATATTTTAACAATggaaccaataattttttttctttattttatataaatcaaatttaaaaatgtagttTGAAATTCATATAAGTGTTTTATCCTCTTTGTACTGCAGTGGTGGATAACACGtaggataattttttttctttttctttgggAAGTATGAATTGtgatacaattaaaatattgtatattttatactcttcactttaaaattttttattttgatttagatAATTtcattagttaaaaataatattacattttttgtaattaaatttttaataaaacactGTAAAcaaagagaatttttttttccatctacgttcaattttttttttttgttaaaaataaaataccaacAACCACTCATTTAGTCCACACTTTacaccaatttaaaaatattttcaaaaaataataacaccAAGTTTATAAAGATGGCAAGTAAAGTTTCCTAAGAGTTTGTttcatggatttttttttctatattttcagGAATTCattaatatagtaaaaatatgtatatatattatctattaCTTATAAGGTTAAAAAggttatttttttcatgtatgTTTTATTTCTAGGAGagttgtataatttattttttacagttTTTATTCATGTGTTGagtaaatgaatttattttcctctattatatttaaacaaatagcCCTAATGTTATAACCCTAGTTGGACTGATGTGACAAAAgttcaaaacaatttttaacactaaattttggaaatagttttttttttttttaaagacatgAATACAATGAATTATCTATCTTTGAAAAGTAATTTATAGTGGAAAATGTACTATTCTTCCGTACTTAGATTCTTATTACATATTGGCCATCCACCCACTTTTCAACTTATTCACTAATTATTTGAGTTTGAATTTTTATCATGTGCATTAACAAAGCTTAATCATCATCGTAACGATGATTAAGCTTCCAATCCATTATTCTCCATTGGATTGGTTGGCTTCAACTTTCATAGATATAATCATGTTTCCAACTTTCTTAGCACATCGTTTaagcaaaataattaaattatctttatatatatatatatatatatatatatatatatatatatatatatttatataacatgATTCACATGTAGTGGTTAGATTACACgaaaatataaggtaaaaataataaaatattttaaagttattctTGAAGTAATCTTAACAACcgtatatataaaagaattattcttTTACCTAACATtaaatttcatgttttattgaaataaatattttttatcaatattatgtcattttatttttgaaatatttataaattttatgtaattttttgtaCTTTGTAAAAAGATAGTTCAATGTTATGTCGCGATATCTAAtggttaccttttttttttattcaatatgatGCTGATACTATCGAcaaatagtttatttattaatttcattgtCCACGTGGCAGCATAAGGAAGCGACAAGAGTTGCATATTTAATGGGACAgaattaattacaaataaaaaaaaaacatattttaactttttttgttaattatattgCGAAAAGGACATTAATACGATATTAGAGTGGAAAGTGCACTATGCTTGGGTATTTAGATTCTTAAAACGTGGTCATGCTCCCACTTTCAAACTCAATCgccaattatttaatttgactTTTCATTATGTGCATTAACTACGCTTAATCATAACAATGATCAAGCTCCAAATCTTCATATCATTTCCGCATATTTGGATTGGTTGCCTCCATTTTCGTAGCTATACTCATACCTCCAACTTTCTCACCAAAGAAATTTTCAGCAGAAAATGGTTCTGAACTGTTTCAAGGTTTTCTTTCGTTccattagaaattagaaatatgTGTTTGTGAAGTGGGGAGAAATATTATTCtgataattattattctctCATGTAGTTTATGCAGGAAAATATGAAACAACAATTTGGTTTCAAAAGCCTAATAATGATCAACAGTAGAGTTGCTGAACCCTAGCGTCTGGTCGCAATCCTTGACCTATCCTGCAGATTAAATGCATATGTTCTTATCTTTGCCTCTTATCTTATGACTTATCCCTTGTTTTCAGGCACTAAGTTTTATTCTAAAGTAATTATCTGATCTCAATTTGGCATGTAAGATAACAGTCCTACCGATCATGATTTCTGATTCATTCACTTTCTAAATCTTTAACACCATTAGTGCATAGAAAATACACTCCAAGTTCCAACTCAAAAAGTTTATCAAAATTTCATTACATAAGTCCCATAAGATGAAGTACAATATTCTAGTGTTATTCCAGGCTTAGTTGAATTAGGACAAAACTCTTCCAAGTTCTGTTGTTATGTGTATAACAGTAGCTCAGCCAAACGTTAATTAACTCTACCTCACTCTCTGCAGTGCTAAATAAGCAACTAGTCTGTAACCTACCAACATCATGGCCATTATAGACACATCCACCCACAAGTGATTCAAACCCACTGATTTGATTGGACCAAATTCTCCAACCTTGCACAACACCCCTTTTGAGCACTCATAATAATCATCATCCAGGTACTGCACACCAACAAGAAGCTTGTAACAGTAATAGCTATAGCTCAGGTACTTGAGCCACTCTATGAAGGGTGGAATCTGTTGTATATAGTAGCCTCCAGCAATGAGGAACACAAGGGTTGTCACAGAAGCTAATGTAGTGGCCTGTTTGACCTCCATCAAAAGGGCACCAAGGGCTAAGCCAAGGCTTTGAGAGACAAGGACACTGTAAAGGACCACTAGGAGggaaaggagaaaggtcactgGATGAGGATTAAGCCCTCCCATCCAATAGATTATGAACACAAATGCAGTTGGCAGTGCAAGCTCTATTGGCAAGTCTCCTACTGTTCTTGCTAGAAAGTAGGATGAGAGACGGTACATCCCAGATGAACGTTCCTTGATCAGCATTCTTCTCTCTTGTGGAAATGTGAAAACAGCATTGTAGAGAGGGTAGAATCCCCAGAAGACAGAGAAGAAAAACAGCAGGGCTATCTGCATTCTCAAATACACCTCCATTCAGATCCAATGATTTTAagtaacaacaataataacaatagtcTTATTCCACttcaaacatattatttattgCAAGATTCTTTGTATCAACAAATCCCTTAGTTAGATGAAGTTGCTGAGATATTTATGTTACTCTTCCATCAGATATAGAATTTTGTTTCAACAACAAACGTGATAAAAATTGACGCTAAACGCCAACATGAAGACAAAAGAACTTAAATCATATTTTAGACTTGAGGGGAAGaaacattttattattggtCTGAAATGATGTGATTTGGACATGAATACAATGTTTCCTGAATGTGGAAAGGAAAGATTACTCTGAAAATAAAGGACCAATGATATGTTAACAGCACTTGAGTTAGTTGATGATGTTCTGTTCTTAGTAATCAATAATGATCAAGTTACTGAACTTAAAAGAACTCTTACCCGGTCTCCAATGTGTGATTCTGGGGTGTGCCACCACAGAAGTCCTCCAAGGAAAGCGACACTTATGACTTGGAAAATTCTCAGCCTGTTGAAGGCTTCAAACCTTCTCTCCTTCAGCCCCCTTTGCAACAGCACTTTGAACTGATGCCACCAACTTGTGCACCACCGCTCCGGTTTTATGTGATTTCCTGCATCAATTCAGCAACAAATAAGACTTATCTAACCAAATTAACATTTGAAGCATATGCCTCTGAATGTTTTTCACTGATAAGTTAGAACACTTACTTGTGGAACCATTCCTAATGACTTCGTAGTTATTCACTTCCAAGCTGCATAACTCATCTTTCAGCTTAGTAGCTATATTTTTCTCATAAGCAGAGATTAAGGCTTCTCTAACCAACTTATTTTCTGCCTCCTGGCTTTCACTTTGTTCACTTGCAAGCTTGGAGGACTCCGGAGCAATTCCTGCAGTTTCTCATTGTCAAAACTCTGTATGTATTTAACAACACACGAATCTGGTTCTCTTCAAACAAGTCAATTCATTAAACTTAGACAATTGAAAGTTCTACAAtattatatacacatatataaaatttagttCTACTACTAATAATTTAATCCACAATAAAATGTAAAACAGTGATTGGATTGGATTGAATTGAAACGAAAGAACATTACCATTGGCAAGATCAAGCAACAAGTCAGCAGGATTGACAATCATGGATGTGGAAAAACCAACAGAAGAAAAGTAGGCCATTGCAGTTGAAGCTGGGCCATAGTAGATGGGGGATCCTTCAGAGAGCAAGACCACTTTATCAAACATGTGATAGAGGCGACTGGAGGGTTGATGAATGGTGGTGACAACAGTTCTTCCTCCACTAGCCAAGCGTTTGATTGTGGTTATGATCCTTTGTGCTGTGGTAGAGTCCAAACCAGAAGTGGGTTCATCCAGCAGCAACAGGCTTGGATTGATCAACATTTCTTGGCCTATGCTCACCCTTTTTCTCTCCCCTCCTGATATCCCTCTGAATAGAGGCCCTCCAATCATGCTACCCCTGCACCTGCTAAGTCCTAGCTCACTGATAACATGCTCTACATGCTGAACTTTTTCTTCCTTGGTCAAGGTGTTGGGGAGCCTGAGAAGTGCTGTGAAGAGTAGAGTTTCAGTGACAGTGAGATGAGGGTATAACACATCATCCTGAGCCACAAAACCTGTTCTTCTTTTCATGGCTCCTGAAAAAGGCTGGTTGTTGTACGTGACCTTTCCAGAAAGTTTTCCACTAAGCCTTCCTCCAAGTGCTGTGAGAAGTGTGGTTTTGCCACTCCCAGAAGGCCCCAACATAGCCATTATTTCTCCCGGAAAAACCATACCCGTGACTCCTTTCAGTATGGTCTTCTCTCTAGAACTCCCTGTGCTCCCCGAACACATACCCTTCTGCTCCACTTTAACCTTGTACACCAACTCCTCAAACTGCAAATGGAAAACGGAACAAATATGCCAAAAAGAAGTTAAATAATAATGCCCCACATGAATGGTGTAGAATCAATGTAATGGTATATACTAAGGGAATGAATGAATGACCTTCAAAGTTATGGGGTACATGGCGAGTTTAAGAAAAGATTGGTCGTTTGTTTGTATGGGAAGGACAGTCTCGGTCGTGATCTTGGGGGGTCCTTCCTGAGGGTGACTGTTGCTGTGGTCTGGTCTGAGTTCTGTCATGGCTAAAGAAAGTGAGAGGTTTGTAATGTTTTGGTGGTGTGAGAGAAGTTAAGAAGCTCCTTTTAACTTTGCTTCTTGTTGTGGATGAGAAGAAcacatctctctctctctatatatatatatacagcACAAGCTAAGATGTTACTGTGCACTAACTATGATACTGTTTCAGGACTCGCATGAATGGTGGAGTCCACCACCATTTAATCTCAGAATTATTCCAACAGAACCATTCACACCTAAAAACTATGAATTCTGAACCATTGCTTATGATCTCGGTCTTGTTTGCTTTTTCTCGTTTTATCTTTTGTAAAGAGAGAGGGAGTGTAGCAATAACCAAACGTTTTTCCTCAAGTCACCTTTATTACATCGTATCACAGTTTTCTTTTAATCTGCTTTCCTTGCTGAGCAAGGGTGCATATAATATTTCTGAAACTAAGACAAGTCGCTGAGTATTATTATAACTACCACTTTAGCGCAACATGCTCCATTAATATTAAAGACATCATTTATACGTACAGTGACAAGGTGCCTAAGGAACAGTGATTTGGAGACTACACAAATGTCAAAAGAACGCATATAACACATGATAAATATGATTGAAatgttataatgttttttttaattacaacaTTTCAGTTACAAAATAGTTTTTGAGTATTAACATAATAGTTCTCTTAAAGAGACATGCATGCAAAAAACTTTGGTATCTCTGTGTCcttcttattaataaaattttataatgtaataaGTGGGGCCAAACTTTATAATATCTTCTCTATTAAAACTTTTTGGCTATTCCACTACTTTGAAGTCcaaaataaacacatattaTCTTCTTCCAATAATCGAATTTATCTTACAAGACATAATATCTCTTCTGAGGATAAGTCTTCTTTATTCACCCACCACTTCCTTCTCTTTCAATCTTCCTTGTTGTTTAGTGAGTATAAATCACAGAGTAAATATAAGAATATACGTCTAATAACTAAAAAGATTATACTTGTTCATATGTTtagttacttttaaaatataaagactaaacatgttttctaaataaagaaaacaaaatgtcACTATAAAGTATTGCATGTTAGTTGGGATGAATCTTTAATAATCAAGATTTTTAGTttatgaaaaagttatgaaactTGACAGCTTAATTGAGAGGTGAAGATTACAATGAGTTGGAATAAACAATTTGGTAACAGTAAAAGATGTGAGAAGTAGAATCTGGATTAACTTTTAGTTAAAGGAAAATTTATGGTTGTAGAACTTGACTATTAAGACTTTATTGTATGAGAAGAAtgtcaaatattattgaattcaTTCTGGTTCGAAATAAAGTAGGGTGAAATTACCTTTGTTATTCTCGATACCTATTGCATTTGAATAATTATCATGCATTTTGGTATCTGCCTAATAATTCCTTAACCATTCTGAGGTTTTTCTGTGGTGGAATAGGCACAGAGAACATTGCTACATACATACTGTGAGTGAAAATTGAGggagagaaaattttaattggaGACTGTGACGTGTGTGGTTGGTTTGTCATTTTCCACTGCTACACCAGCACAGTTGCATATAAATAGTAATGGAACTAAAGTACTAAAACCCTTTTTGAAAAACCAATGTTTAAGAAATTAGATTTTGAATTCTCACACACATGGTGATGGTGATGATGATTCGTTATGTCTTACTACATACCATGATTTTGTCTTTTCCTTTGTGCTTTTGAGCTGATAATATGGCCAAACAGTGTCTAAAAGCATTATATTCTCTCTCCCTCTTTACTATGTGTGGTAGccattcattaaaaaaataataataattaaaattaaacagcTTTACTATGTATTATTAGGTAGGTACCAAAACTTTGGtacgaaattttaaaaaatcaaagataGGTAATCGCGGCGCtttagagaaagagaaagagaccACACACTTTCTCCTATTCCTCGTTCCTATTACTCTTCTCTTCACCTCTTCTTTCCCCCACAAGTTTTGTTTCAAAAACCTCCTGTTCTACACACAAAATTATGacgatgaaaaagaaattgtagtataattgatataagaagtaaataaagaaagagaatAGTAAAGAATTATCACCTAAAACGCGATTTAGCCAAAGGGTTAACAAATATCAATTCAATTTACACCGTATAGtaattgaaaaataactttaaatttaatttataaattgtgaCAGTTAAGAGGTGAAGTTAAATGTAACTCAATTCCACAAAACATGTTCGTAATAAAGTAAGGCTTGCACTCACATGTATAATATGAAATCACTTTGTTTGTAGttaatgtgagacttccaacacatcCCCTCGTGTAGAggaggtatatacatctcaaGCGTAAGACTAGATATCAATGGGTGCTCCGATAAGGACCTAATAGTGGGTGGAAAATACAtccaacaaataacaaattttgctAGGATAGACTCTACTCATGATTTTGATACTATGccaagaagtgaactttaaacctaactcaatctcacaaaattgacttgtaagaTAAGGTTTGTACCTACTTATATACGAAATCACCTTATCCCTAGCCAGTGTAGAACTTCCAAGAGGGACAAaacttgttttattaaatttaatgaagttTAGTTATGTTTAAATTTCAATGTATTACCAAGAGTTATCACTAtagaaaaatctttaaataacaataaattttagacATAAGAAATAATTGACCACTATAGTcactaatttagatactaatttataaactaaaaaattattggtcTCTAGAATggtcattattatgaataaacaattatatttagtAACCAATTAGACTCTAAATTGGTCATGAACATTAACTATCAAAGTTTTAATTACCAAagaaattagtatctaaattggtcactaatttgAAGTCTAATTcacaaactaattataattttgtattcataataataataattattatcttaaagaccaaaaatttgtaatttataaattagtatctaaattaatcactatagtgaccagGAATGTCAAAATAATCCGTATTCGAGGGTATCCgcagataaaacccgcaacgggtaaaaaaggatattgtaaatggatacctgcgggtaacgggtacgggtatttttaaTACTCGCATATTAACGGGGCaagtacgggtatcatagtattcgtactCGTGGATACTCGTAAtcactatactctaatttaaattaaaacaataaaaaaatatgattaaaatattaacatattaattttaaatgagttattattttatcaattagttttaaaaaaaatcatttatttgtaaactgtcattcaacactatttaaatgagttatgtggtctttgtttataatttatgaatgttatgtatttttttatttaaatttacgattaaaatatgttgttaaatatttattttatttttttgtaaatatccgcaGGTACCCATGGATAtatgtggatattaaaaaatcatgTGGGTATCTGCATAACGAATACCTGACGAATATGCGTACGAGGTACGGAGTAGATATTTATCCAACAGATAGGGTATGGGGGAACTACTACCCGTATTCTACCCGCTCCGTTGATATCCTAGTAGtgaccaattattttttatctctaaaattgattgctatttaagaattttctaATAATGCATTAAAGGTTTATCTACTTAATCGAGTTTGGTAGTCTCCTATATCGTAGATCTACCTCAATTTTCATGTTTAATATTCTTGTTCCAAAATATGTATCCAAGATCTCAAAATATTGTATATAAAGAGACAAATTTCACTCTACtaagttaatttaatattaagttaaatttcaGCTTCACTCCTTTAATACTGATTTTCCAAACAAACATCTCAAGCAACTTCATATTGAGAACGCTTTTactaaatcaaattttaagtatatCACTACGAAATCAATTTGAGACCttataatacattaaaatagataatatataaCAGGGAGGAAGAGAAATTCGAAAGAGTGAAGAAGACAGGAAAAAGCACATGTTTAACACAGCATTTCCATTTTGAGTTACGGCATAAACAATTTGATTATTTCTGAAAAACTTGATATGCAAAAAGCTTTCCAACAGTAAAGTAGTGGTCGGATCCGTGGatattatatactaataatGTATAGAGACtttgtaagatgtgaagaagaacTTAACGATGCTGCTTTTTCTGATATAGATATGCGATTCTTATTATATATCCCCTTAAGAGTTACGTGCTATGATCTATAATTTTCAACATTCCTTCCAAACACAAAAGGGAAATAAATAAGATGCTACACCGCCCAAGCTCTACACTATACTATTCCTCTCTTCTACCTTTTTCATTCCctcttttattttacatttttagtaTGGAAGTTAGCTGAATAGGGGAAGAAAGAATGATTGAAGGcataaatttatgaataagATTCCCATTTCTgtccataaaattaattaattaattaattcatcctTACTTTTTGCAGGGTTATTGATGATGCTAAGTGCGCAAATGTATTTTCCATTATTATATCAACTTGTGTATTAATTATAGATGCATCATTAGAGCGATTTCCTCCTTTTCTTCCACTATTCAacaacctttttcttttcatcatattctCTTACTTCCATATTTTTATCTTCTATCACCACACCCACGGGTTCTCTTTGTTTTGTTGAGGTTAGGGTATATCTAATATCCTAACCTATAATCTAGTCAAGACCATTAATTCCAACCTCAAACAAATAAATGTTGAGAACCATATAATGTGGAATACGGATGATTTTCGATGTGTGATGTCCTTTTTACATCAAGATTT contains:
- the LOC114176662 gene encoding ABC transporter G family member 14-like, which translates into the protein MTELRPDHSNSHPQEGPPKITTETVLPIQTNDQSFLKLAMYPITLKFEELVYKVKVEQKGMCSGSTGSSREKTILKGVTGMVFPGEIMAMLGPSGSGKTTLLTALGGRLSGKLSGKVTYNNQPFSGAMKRRTGFVAQDDVLYPHLTVTETLLFTALLRLPNTLTKEEKVQHVEHVISELGLSRCRGSMIGGPLFRGISGGERKRVSIGQEMLINPSLLLLDEPTSGLDSTTAQRIITTIKRLASGGRTVVTTIHQPSSRLYHMFDKVVLLSEGSPIYYGPASTAMAYFSSVGFSTSMIVNPADLLLDLANGIAPESSKLASEQSESQEAENKLVREALISAYEKNIATKLKDELCSLEVNNYEVIRNGSTRNHIKPERWCTSWWHQFKVLLQRGLKERRFEAFNRLRIFQVISVAFLGGLLWWHTPESHIGDRIALLFFFSVFWGFYPLYNAVFTFPQERRMLIKERSSGMYRLSSYFLARTVGDLPIELALPTAFVFIIYWMGGLNPHPVTFLLSLLVVLYSVLVSQSLGLALGALLMEVKQATTLASVTTLVFLIAGGYYIQQIPPFIEWLKYLSYSYYCYKLLVGVQYLDDDYYECSKGVLCKVGEFGPIKSVGLNHLWVDVSIMAMMLVGYRLVAYLALQRVR